One part of the Amphiura filiformis chromosome 5, Afil_fr2py, whole genome shotgun sequence genome encodes these proteins:
- the LOC140152767 gene encoding cell growth regulator with RING finger domain protein 1-like, with product MTADAAPEFDIGIGLVIALLLILALVIFVTQWEPVFSPYKTSVDDVPEVPMMGIQLPFTLQIKEAENASFTSGMRIQLKTEHTCMLQVFWGVHCATLQQALQGNPLQLVQQANVLLQGKCIAENDSLWFEEGSDEELLVRPPVDADQLNLGPPPRTQYPLCLIIKSRESLLTQNQPAVIGSIMIIHIPDTILREKCHIISHILVTNKGHAHDLQTMYMAADSNDPSPETPSAEESTPANLTNRFSSDAEEVPRDCTVCQNAPISRVILPCRHACICTSCFPLVTRCPMCRGVIHSFFSLSTDSLYQHGSLNRTDDEEKGWMGKIEDSCERLNQWLGI from the exons ATGACTGCAGATGCAGCACCAGAGTTTGACATCGGAATAGGACTGGTAATCGCGCTACTTTTAATCCTTGCATTGGTGATTTTTGTTACACA ATGGGAACCAGTGTTCTCTCCCTACAAGACATCTGTAGATGATGTTCCAGAAGTCCCAATGATGGGAATACAACTCCCTTTTACCTTACAAATCAAAGAAGCTGAAAATGCATCATTTACAA gtggaatgagaATACAACTGAAGACAGAACACACATGCATGCTGCAAGTCTTTTGGGGAGTGCATTGTGCTACGTTACAACAGGCTCTACAAGGAAACCCATTACAACTGGTCCAGCAGGCCAATGTGCTGCTACAGGGGAAATGCATAGCTGAAAATGATAGTTTGTG GTTTGAGGAAGGCAGTGATGAGGAGTTACTTGTTAGACCACCAGTGGATGCTGATCAGTTAAATCTTGGTCCACCTCCACGCACACAATACCCATTGTGTCTTATCATCAAATCTAGAGAATCACTACTGACACAGAATCAACCTGCTGTG ATTGGTAGCATCATGATAATCCACATTCCAGATACAATTTTAAGAGAAAAATGTCACATTATTTCACACATTCTTGTTACAAACAAAGGACATGCACATGACTTACAG aCTATGTACATGGCAGCTGATTCAAATGATCCATCCCCAGAAACACCATCTGCTGAAGAATCTACACCAGCTAACCTGACCAATAGGTTTTCATCAGATGCTGAAGAAGTGCCTAGAGATTGTACTGTTTGTCAAAATGCTCCTATATCTAGAGTGATATTACCATGCAGACACGCTTGTATATGTACTTCTTGTTTCCCACTTGTCACTAGATGCCCAATGTGTCGTGGAGTGATACATTCCTTCTTTTCTTTGAGCACCGATTCATTATATCAACATGGCTCGTTAAATAGAACTGATGATGAAGAAAAAGGCTGGATGGGCAAGATTGAAGATAGCTGTGAGAGATTAAATCAGTGGTTGGGGATATAA